A part of Aegilops tauschii subsp. strangulata cultivar AL8/78 chromosome 2, Aet v6.0, whole genome shotgun sequence genomic DNA contains:
- the LOC109736006 gene encoding uncharacterized protein isoform X1, producing MAERPRWQERQQLARLCDLVADSLLPHLESEPLATRRPQLTREEERRILVALSRVNKAIRGWDDDEVDDGEQGCASEQIVSCSEEAHSCCLPPDHHFDDGFSCLANIISIVVGLLHLCSDYIKHSAGNILMAISNSLMKFEAVWIQFVELVWAAIHTVSTCAHNHSTINATKDSVGCSSAAESISHDTTTKSTSITSFIAVLKLRCVNTSRQIMTCLFRVLHIILKLLKLNDSEMKDDFICLSIHHIQKLHWDPGYQLNAGKVVSIVTDDRHSLSKDAAQFGIVSGSLLQLFCSLFEQSDTEDTDRRDIFVKLADAIPRLATFLQEQQDIPKSLSQYSKHKILMLMIRLKPHIQQNCSHIVCLLKLLRGHFQSPLHEPMFQHSTKLENCLEGSPFLLSGVSLGELQDKSTRHLQRQAMYLFLSCSIVLACSGDDSRLKCSCKRDQCCHKGQGCTDNCNYFGLSEISVWFQRCCLDKILDSKSSTDIVLCFLQLYMEEDDMLFIILLQLLDAPLISLAIDKMETKWTSELIGAKLFSIVFDPVHIFHQWLSLLHYDHLVLVDYLISKDVGVHCAQYLLRCLRLVSGCWDAFVDDSVYEAQIQKFNCKRQRTLKNINSFTGSSMGGTKLGSSHDKENKSKKQLFLSAKVCLLSLKRTLEDLHKKDLFPYNPKPLLKSLSRFEELCAQY from the exons ATGGCAGAGCGGCCGCGGTGGCAGGAGAGGCAGCAGCTCGCGCGCCTCTGCGACCTCGTCGCCGACTCCCTCCTCCCCCACCTC GAATCCGAACCGCTGGCGACGCGGCGGCCGCAGCTCACTCGGGAGGAAGAGCGGCGCATACTCGTCGCGCTCTCCCGG GTAAACAAGGCAATTCGAGGATGGGACGACGACGAGGTGGATGATGGGGAGCAAGGGTGCGCATCGGAGCAG ATTGTTTCGTGTTCGGAAGAAGCTCACAGTTGCTGTTTGCCACCTGACCATCATTTTGATGATGGGTTTAGCTGCCTGGCCAATATTATCTCCATAGTG GTTGGCTTACTTCATCTATGTAGTGATTATATTAAGCACTCAGCTGGGAATATCTTGATGGCCATCTCTAATTCCCTAATGAAGTTT GAAGCCGTTTGGATTCAGTTTGTTGAGCTGGTCTGGGCAGCTATACACACGGTATCAACATGCGCTCATAACCATTCTACAATTAATGCCACCAAAGATTCTGTTGGTTGTTCATCTGCTGCCGAAAGCATAAGTCACGACACTACGACTAAAAGCACCAGTATTACAAGCTTTATAGCAGTACTCAAACTACGATGTGTCAATACCAGTAGGCAGATAATGACTTGCCTCTTTCGAGTACTACACATTATTCTGAAGCTTCTGAAACTCAATGACTCTGAAATGAAAGATGACTTCATTTGCCTGTCCATTCATCATATTCAGAAGTTACATTGGGATCCTGGTTACCAACTCAATGCCGGGAAAGTTGTAAGCATTGTCACGGATGACCGACATAGTTTGAGTAAAGATGCTGCACAGTTTGGAATTGTGTCAGGGAGTCTCCTCCAGCTCTTCTGCTCTTTATTTGAGCAAAGTGACACAGAAGACACAGACCGACGAGATATATTTGTGAAACTTGCAGATGCCATTCCTAGATTAGCAACTTTCTTACAAGAGCAACAGGATATCCCAAAAAGTCTCTCTCAGTATTCAAAGCACAAAATATTG ATGTTAATGATAAGGCTTAAGCCTCACATACAGCAGAACTGCTCACATATTGTTTGTTTGCTGAAATTACTTCGAGGCCACTTTCAGAGTCCACTCCATGAACCTATGTTCCAACATAGCACTAAACTGGAGAACTGTTTAGAAGGATCCCCATTTTTGTTAAGTGGTGTAAGTTTGGGCGAGCTTCAGGATAAATCTACTCGGCACTTACAAAGGCAGGCTATGTATTTGTTTCTTAGTTGTTCGATAGTCTTGGCTTGCAGTGGAGATGATAGTAGACTGAAATGTTCATGTAAGAGAGATCAATGTTGTCACAAGGGGCAAGGCTGCACTGATAATTGCAACTATTTTGGCTTATCAGAAATCTCAGTTTGGTTTCAGAGATGTTGCTTAGACAAGATTTTGGACTCAAAATCATCAACAGACATTGTTTTATGCTTTCTGCAGTTATATATGGAGGAG GACGATATGTTATTCATCATTCTCTTGCAGCTTTTGGATGCTCCACTTATTTCGTTGGCAAT AGATAAGATGGAAACTAAATGGACGTCTGAACTGATTGGTGCCAAACTGTTCTCCATAGTTTTTGACCCAGTTCATATTTTTCATCAATGGCTTTCATTG TTGCACTATGATCACTTGGTACTTGTTGATTATCTCATATCTAAAGATGTAGGTGTGCATTGTGCCCAGTATCTATTAAG GTGCTTACGACTGGTATCCGGGTGTTGGGATGCTTTTGTCGATGATTCAGTTTACGAGGCACAAATACAAAAATTCAACTGTAAAAGGCAAAGAACCTTGAAAAATATAAATAGTTTCACTGGCAGTTCAATGGGAGGCACTAAGTTAGGTTCCTCTCATGACAAGGAAAATAAGAGCAAAAAACAGCTTTTCCTGAGTGCTAAAGTATGTCTCCTTTCGTTAAAGCGAACTTTGGAAGATCTTCATAAGAAAGATTTATTCCCTTACAATCCAAAGCCTCTGCTTAAAAG CTTGTCCAGATTTGAGGAGCTCTGTGCGCAGTACTGA
- the LOC109736006 gene encoding uncharacterized protein isoform X3: protein MLPHPFQEAVWIQFVELVWAAIHTVSTCAHNHSTINATKDSVGCSSAAESISHDTTTKSTSITSFIAVLKLRCVNTSRQIMTCLFRVLHIILKLLKLNDSEMKDDFICLSIHHIQKLHWDPGYQLNAGKVVSIVTDDRHSLSKDAAQFGIVSGSLLQLFCSLFEQSDTEDTDRRDIFVKLADAIPRLATFLQEQQDIPKSLSQYSKHKILMLMIRLKPHIQQNCSHIVCLLKLLRGHFQSPLHEPMFQHSTKLENCLEGSPFLLSGVSLGELQDKSTRHLQRQAMYLFLSCSIVLACSGDDSRLKCSCKRDQCCHKGQGCTDNCNYFGLSEISVWFQRCCLDKILDSKSSTDIVLCFLQLYMEEDDMLFIILLQLLDAPLISLAIDKMETKWTSELIGAKLFSIVFDPVHIFHQWLSLLHYDHLVLVDYLISKDVGVHCAQYLLRCLRLVSGCWDAFVDDSVYEAQIQKFNCKRQRTLKNINSFTGSSMGGTKLGSSHDKENKSKKQLFLSAKVCLLSLKRTLEDLHKKDLFPYNPKPLLKSLSRFEELCAQY from the exons ATGTTACCCCATCCTTTTCAG GAAGCCGTTTGGATTCAGTTTGTTGAGCTGGTCTGGGCAGCTATACACACGGTATCAACATGCGCTCATAACCATTCTACAATTAATGCCACCAAAGATTCTGTTGGTTGTTCATCTGCTGCCGAAAGCATAAGTCACGACACTACGACTAAAAGCACCAGTATTACAAGCTTTATAGCAGTACTCAAACTACGATGTGTCAATACCAGTAGGCAGATAATGACTTGCCTCTTTCGAGTACTACACATTATTCTGAAGCTTCTGAAACTCAATGACTCTGAAATGAAAGATGACTTCATTTGCCTGTCCATTCATCATATTCAGAAGTTACATTGGGATCCTGGTTACCAACTCAATGCCGGGAAAGTTGTAAGCATTGTCACGGATGACCGACATAGTTTGAGTAAAGATGCTGCACAGTTTGGAATTGTGTCAGGGAGTCTCCTCCAGCTCTTCTGCTCTTTATTTGAGCAAAGTGACACAGAAGACACAGACCGACGAGATATATTTGTGAAACTTGCAGATGCCATTCCTAGATTAGCAACTTTCTTACAAGAGCAACAGGATATCCCAAAAAGTCTCTCTCAGTATTCAAAGCACAAAATATTG ATGTTAATGATAAGGCTTAAGCCTCACATACAGCAGAACTGCTCACATATTGTTTGTTTGCTGAAATTACTTCGAGGCCACTTTCAGAGTCCACTCCATGAACCTATGTTCCAACATAGCACTAAACTGGAGAACTGTTTAGAAGGATCCCCATTTTTGTTAAGTGGTGTAAGTTTGGGCGAGCTTCAGGATAAATCTACTCGGCACTTACAAAGGCAGGCTATGTATTTGTTTCTTAGTTGTTCGATAGTCTTGGCTTGCAGTGGAGATGATAGTAGACTGAAATGTTCATGTAAGAGAGATCAATGTTGTCACAAGGGGCAAGGCTGCACTGATAATTGCAACTATTTTGGCTTATCAGAAATCTCAGTTTGGTTTCAGAGATGTTGCTTAGACAAGATTTTGGACTCAAAATCATCAACAGACATTGTTTTATGCTTTCTGCAGTTATATATGGAGGAG GACGATATGTTATTCATCATTCTCTTGCAGCTTTTGGATGCTCCACTTATTTCGTTGGCAAT AGATAAGATGGAAACTAAATGGACGTCTGAACTGATTGGTGCCAAACTGTTCTCCATAGTTTTTGACCCAGTTCATATTTTTCATCAATGGCTTTCATTG TTGCACTATGATCACTTGGTACTTGTTGATTATCTCATATCTAAAGATGTAGGTGTGCATTGTGCCCAGTATCTATTAAG GTGCTTACGACTGGTATCCGGGTGTTGGGATGCTTTTGTCGATGATTCAGTTTACGAGGCACAAATACAAAAATTCAACTGTAAAAGGCAAAGAACCTTGAAAAATATAAATAGTTTCACTGGCAGTTCAATGGGAGGCACTAAGTTAGGTTCCTCTCATGACAAGGAAAATAAGAGCAAAAAACAGCTTTTCCTGAGTGCTAAAGTATGTCTCCTTTCGTTAAAGCGAACTTTGGAAGATCTTCATAAGAAAGATTTATTCCCTTACAATCCAAAGCCTCTGCTTAAAAG CTTGTCCAGATTTGAGGAGCTCTGTGCGCAGTACTGA
- the LOC109736006 gene encoding uncharacterized protein isoform X2 gives MLPHPFQVGLLHLCSDYIKHSAGNILMAISNSLMKFEAVWIQFVELVWAAIHTVSTCAHNHSTINATKDSVGCSSAAESISHDTTTKSTSITSFIAVLKLRCVNTSRQIMTCLFRVLHIILKLLKLNDSEMKDDFICLSIHHIQKLHWDPGYQLNAGKVVSIVTDDRHSLSKDAAQFGIVSGSLLQLFCSLFEQSDTEDTDRRDIFVKLADAIPRLATFLQEQQDIPKSLSQYSKHKILMLMIRLKPHIQQNCSHIVCLLKLLRGHFQSPLHEPMFQHSTKLENCLEGSPFLLSGVSLGELQDKSTRHLQRQAMYLFLSCSIVLACSGDDSRLKCSCKRDQCCHKGQGCTDNCNYFGLSEISVWFQRCCLDKILDSKSSTDIVLCFLQLYMEEDDMLFIILLQLLDAPLISLAIDKMETKWTSELIGAKLFSIVFDPVHIFHQWLSLLHYDHLVLVDYLISKDVGVHCAQYLLRCLRLVSGCWDAFVDDSVYEAQIQKFNCKRQRTLKNINSFTGSSMGGTKLGSSHDKENKSKKQLFLSAKVCLLSLKRTLEDLHKKDLFPYNPKPLLKSLSRFEELCAQY, from the exons ATGTTACCCCATCCTTTTCAGGTTGGCTTACTTCATCTATGTAGTGATTATATTAAGCACTCAGCTGGGAATATCTTGATGGCCATCTCTAATTCCCTAATGAAGTTT GAAGCCGTTTGGATTCAGTTTGTTGAGCTGGTCTGGGCAGCTATACACACGGTATCAACATGCGCTCATAACCATTCTACAATTAATGCCACCAAAGATTCTGTTGGTTGTTCATCTGCTGCCGAAAGCATAAGTCACGACACTACGACTAAAAGCACCAGTATTACAAGCTTTATAGCAGTACTCAAACTACGATGTGTCAATACCAGTAGGCAGATAATGACTTGCCTCTTTCGAGTACTACACATTATTCTGAAGCTTCTGAAACTCAATGACTCTGAAATGAAAGATGACTTCATTTGCCTGTCCATTCATCATATTCAGAAGTTACATTGGGATCCTGGTTACCAACTCAATGCCGGGAAAGTTGTAAGCATTGTCACGGATGACCGACATAGTTTGAGTAAAGATGCTGCACAGTTTGGAATTGTGTCAGGGAGTCTCCTCCAGCTCTTCTGCTCTTTATTTGAGCAAAGTGACACAGAAGACACAGACCGACGAGATATATTTGTGAAACTTGCAGATGCCATTCCTAGATTAGCAACTTTCTTACAAGAGCAACAGGATATCCCAAAAAGTCTCTCTCAGTATTCAAAGCACAAAATATTG ATGTTAATGATAAGGCTTAAGCCTCACATACAGCAGAACTGCTCACATATTGTTTGTTTGCTGAAATTACTTCGAGGCCACTTTCAGAGTCCACTCCATGAACCTATGTTCCAACATAGCACTAAACTGGAGAACTGTTTAGAAGGATCCCCATTTTTGTTAAGTGGTGTAAGTTTGGGCGAGCTTCAGGATAAATCTACTCGGCACTTACAAAGGCAGGCTATGTATTTGTTTCTTAGTTGTTCGATAGTCTTGGCTTGCAGTGGAGATGATAGTAGACTGAAATGTTCATGTAAGAGAGATCAATGTTGTCACAAGGGGCAAGGCTGCACTGATAATTGCAACTATTTTGGCTTATCAGAAATCTCAGTTTGGTTTCAGAGATGTTGCTTAGACAAGATTTTGGACTCAAAATCATCAACAGACATTGTTTTATGCTTTCTGCAGTTATATATGGAGGAG GACGATATGTTATTCATCATTCTCTTGCAGCTTTTGGATGCTCCACTTATTTCGTTGGCAAT AGATAAGATGGAAACTAAATGGACGTCTGAACTGATTGGTGCCAAACTGTTCTCCATAGTTTTTGACCCAGTTCATATTTTTCATCAATGGCTTTCATTG TTGCACTATGATCACTTGGTACTTGTTGATTATCTCATATCTAAAGATGTAGGTGTGCATTGTGCCCAGTATCTATTAAG GTGCTTACGACTGGTATCCGGGTGTTGGGATGCTTTTGTCGATGATTCAGTTTACGAGGCACAAATACAAAAATTCAACTGTAAAAGGCAAAGAACCTTGAAAAATATAAATAGTTTCACTGGCAGTTCAATGGGAGGCACTAAGTTAGGTTCCTCTCATGACAAGGAAAATAAGAGCAAAAAACAGCTTTTCCTGAGTGCTAAAGTATGTCTCCTTTCGTTAAAGCGAACTTTGGAAGATCTTCATAAGAAAGATTTATTCCCTTACAATCCAAAGCCTCTGCTTAAAAG CTTGTCCAGATTTGAGGAGCTCTGTGCGCAGTACTGA